The Hordeum vulgare subsp. vulgare chromosome 7H, MorexV3_pseudomolecules_assembly, whole genome shotgun sequence DNA window CATTGGAGTTTACACTGGCTTCGGCTCCCGGCTCAAGAGGAACACCTTCCGTGGCTCCTGGATGCCCAGAGGTTTGctcttcttgttctttttgtaGTATTACTCTTCTACTGACAAAATAAACCCACCCCTGATAACGCTGACCAGTTGAAAACAGAACACTGACTAGCTGAAGAGGATAACTGTGATCGGAACTACACAGATTTGGCACAGCAGATTGATAGGATTTGGTAAATGACCCAGCTTATATTTTACCGTAATGTAACCAAATTGCCGAACATAAACTAAACTAGGGCTCTTCTTGTTCATTTTGTAGTACTACTCTTCTCACTCACAAAATAAACCCAACCCTGATAACGCTGACCAGTTGAAAACAGAACACAGAACACTGACAATCTGTGATGGGAAGTTCAGTTATTTGAAACAGCAGCTTATATTTTTCATAATGTAAACAAAATTGATGAACATAAACTAAACTAGGGCTCTAATTTAGTTTTTGGCTTTCTAATTATAATTGCTGAACATAAACCAGGATCCCATTCACTCATAGGATAACAGTGATCACACTGACTAGTTGAAGAGAACAACTGTGACTGGAACTGCACTTCTTTGAGACCGTAGGTTGATGGCAGTTGCCAAATGAATGGACTTCTATTTTCTGGAATGTAACTAAAATTGATGAACGCAAACTACGGCTACTTAATTTTGGCTTTCCAATTCTAATTGCTGAACATAAATCAGGATCCCCTTCACTCATAGGATAATTCTGTTCTTCTACCTCACTTTAAATTTCAGGTGATGCTTTAAAGAAGCTTGAGGAAAAGGGTGTGGTTATTCGTTTTGTTATTGGCCGGAGGTTTTGTTCACCAACCATACCTTTGCTTTCTGCTAAGATCTTTGTTAGAATCCATCCATTTCATTCTCGTTTTTTCTGTTTATATTAAATTAGAATCCCCCCTTTTGTGCATGTCCTCTCGCTGAAATTTACTTTTTGGATACTGCAGTCCTAACCGAGGTGATAGCTTGGACCGTAATATTAATGAAGAAAGCAGAAAGACAAACGATTTCTTGATTCTGGTAAGGCTTGGTTAATAGCTTAATATCTAATATATAATAGCTCTTCTCAATATACCCTCAGAACTTCACTATTTGTGGTACGACGTGCATAAGAATTTTACCTTGATAGCATGGAAGACTACATTGCATACTCGAGAATCATTTCTATTTCATGCATTGATGATCCTGCAGCAACAATAAAATTCATATAGCTTGAGAGGATCACTAAAGCATTTTTGTCATGTTCATTTGTCAAACCTTGAAATTAATGCACCTTGTTCTAAGCCGATCAATGACCATTCAGGAAAGTCACGAGGAAGCTGCAGAGGAATTACCTAAAAAAGTTAAGTTTTTCTTCAGTGCAGCAATAGAAGCTTGGGATGCAGAGTTCTATATCAAAGTTGACGATAATATTAATCTTGACTTGGGTAATTTGGGTTTCAGTTTTTGTCTGTAAAACTGTTTTTCCCTATTTCCGATCAATTGATCTCAGCTTCTTTTTTCCCTGTCACCTTGCTATTGTCCATTAGCTGGGTTAATTGAGATGCTTGCTGGCCGTCGAGGTAGCCATGGGTTGTACATGGGCTGCATGAAATCAGGAGCTGTCGTTagtgaagagtaagtgctttcctACCTATTATCATCATCATTTTTTTGTATTCAGACAACACAGATGGCATGTATTTAACTCCAACTAGAGCATCTAGTGGAAGCAGCTTCTACTTTTGGGGGTTAATTCAGGATTGATCCTTCCATGCTGACACCCTTCCTATGTTGTGGACACAGTGGAGCGCATTGAGCTGTAATCAAGGGACAGCTAGTAACAATAGTCCATAGGTGCTCCTATTACATTATTTGAAAAAAAGTGTGTAGTTCATTCGTAATTGCACCGTCTTCATGCTTACATCTGAGCGATATTGTAGTTTGAATGCGGCCTTCATTTGTGCTTTTGTTAATCAATCAGTAAGAAAGTATTGATGTCAATTTCAATTTCAGGGAGCAACAATGGTATGAACCTGAATGGTGGAAATTTGGAGATTCAAGGACGTAAGTAGCCTGGCATGTTCATATGTGTCTAAtcagctcttttgtgtgcagttcATGCATATGGTTCTTGCCATTTGGAGATTAGCCTAGTTGCGCCTTAGTACCATAATGTTAGATGATTGTTAATAACTTGTGCCTAATGTCagtgttgaaacttggtgtgtgaATGTTGGTCAGAAAAATCTGACTTCATTTTATCCCTGAGGATCTGGATGACTGGGTGTAATGTGCATACAGACCTGAAGCATTTCAACCGGCTGAAATAATGGCTAGATGAAATAGTGCTATTTTTTTTACTGTGTTATGGCCTTCTGGGACTAGGTCTCGCTGATCTTGTGGATTCTATTCTGCCACGTGTTTAAACTGAATAGACCTGTAACAAACATTAAGTTGCAGTTCATTCTGGGTCATGTGCTTGTAAGTTGTAATTGCCGAGATTCAGTTATATGCTTGTTATTTTTAGTAATTGGACATGCTTAGCCTTTAAATTCCTTTCCGCCTGATGCAATGACCTTCTTTAAATGGTTCATCTGGGTCATGTGGAGTATGTTCATTCTATAGTTCTTGCTTTTCATTGCTTGATTTTTAATTCTCAGGTATTTTCGCCATGCTTCTGGTTCTTTATTTATCCTCTCAAACAATTTGGCTCGCTACATCAACATAAACAGGTAATTGGTGTGTATTTTATTTATATTTAGTCCTACGCTGAACCATTTTTATCAACACCAACCATGTTGCTCTTTTAGAATTTTTGGTTCATTTGATTGAACAAGATAGGGTCAGAGGGTACCTATGGGCCATCAATTTGCATCCATGGCTCAGAGCAATGGCAGTGTGTGTCGTCTCCTGAGATTTTTAATTTGCTCAATGTTGTATACATTAGCAGGATCAGCAATTTGAATGTCGTAATTAGGTCAAGTCTTTCTTGGTCGATCAAAAGCTCAATTGGTTTTCTTGGTTGATCAGAAGCTCAGTTACTTTTCTTGGTTACTTTATTCTCACATATGTAATTTCCTTAGGACATGCCCATGTGCACGTTTTAATCCATCATTTTGATATATTTAGCTTTTAATGAAATAATCATTTATCGCACTGACTATAGGCATTTGAGAAGAACTCATTTGTTGACATGCTATTACTGGCTAACtgacacatataaaacaatatcttTTAATATACTAAAATTTTATTTGGCATTCCATTCTTAAAAGTTGTGTGATAGATGCTACTAGCAATTGCTACGTGCTTAAAGGCCAAAACCTATCATTTTTGGGTCTTTGTACTTGCACAAACCAGGGTTCCTACTTTCAAGCTTCGATATGGCTAACTCTTTTCTTGTTCTCCATATGCAGTGCATCGCTGCAAAGCTATGCGCATGACGACATATCGGTTGGTTCATGGATGATGGGGCTTAATGCCACTTACGTTGATGACGATCGTCTGTGTTGCCTCAGTTCAGTACAAGGTAGAAGTTTATTGTTAatatgtttttctttttcttagggAAATTAGGAcatgtttttttgtttgtttgttactAACGTTGTATCTGTGTTATGTCTTCCAGAGAAAGTATGTTCCATCGGATGAGCGGAAGGACCAGCTGCCCCCCTTCTGATGGTGGCGTCCTGATGAAGAGGTGTTTTTGTACATTAGCCATTTTGTACACACCTATAGCAGGCAGCCTATGtgaatgaatgaatgaaatatatgAAGAAACTACTGTGAGATGAAAACATTCTTTTGCGGCTTTATGCTACCAGCATACTTCATTCACAGTTGACACAAAGTGTAGAAGAACAACCTGACCCGACTGTATAAGCATTTCTGTTTTCATAGACACCGCCATAGTCCATGGACTTCTTCAGGTTAACACTCCATCTTCTTTGCTGCCATGGACGAATTCCCCGAATTCCATGCAAACTACGGAGTAGTGAACAAAACGTCCATCTCTTTGTTGTGGACATTGTAAATCTTGCACGAAAACTGGATCCACAGGGTCTGTGCTTCACCATATATCTCGTCGACATAAATCCGCTTGGTCATCTCTGATCTGAATCCTTTCTCCGAGAATATTGGTACATGGGCATCCATGGGGTGCAGACCACATGCTACTTGGAGGTTAAATATGTGGTTGGCCATCTTCAAAAATCCAATATCCTGAAACTTGACCTTGCGCGGGTTAAAAATCCAAGCACGTGCTCCTGCCATCCTTGGAAATGTTGTAGAATTTATCGATGCACATCAGTCCCTGTCACTTTATCTCCAGAGTCGATCACGTTAAGTAGTACAGTTCAGATCACAACCCGATTCCAACTACCTTTGCTTCTGCGACCGGTGTGCACAGATGCGTCAGGATCATGCCACCCAAAGAGCAGAGCTCCACACAATCCTCTGGACCGAGCTCCACACAATCCTCTGGACCAGATCAACCACTACTCGTCTAACTGATCGTACCGATGCGGCGATATGGGTCACATCAGCCTATATGTATAACCTTTCTTTGAGCAAATTTGAGAGAGGTTAAGTTGGGACACCGAGTTTCTAAGCCCGAGCTCGTATGCATCCGTATGAAAAGTAAATCCGAAAAAGTAGCaatcttttttttttttgtgaTAAACATTGATCAAGTGACATGTTTAGATGAAAATCGTCCGATTTGCTTGTAGTTTGTCTGGTTTGTTCAAATCTGATTTGAATGTATGCGGGCATGGTTGGATCGCTCATTCCCGTATCACTTTCCGCGGACGGATAACGTTTCTGTTTTAGGGGCCAGCTGCCCTGAAGGAGGCTTTAAATATCCCCATAGGTGTAGTAATTTCACACCTAAACTTGATAGTCTTATACTCTAGAAcctctcaaaatcatttttcgatTCATAAACTCTAACATTGTCTACCAAGTTTTGTAGATATTTAATTTTACAAAAACTTGTGTGGATATTTAAGAACATAGTGGACAAATCACACATATAAGTGCATACGCTAAGAGGACAACTTGATTATTTTGGCTTTCTTAGAAACCCACTTCGATATAAATTAATTGTTGCAGCTCTAATGCAAATTTGGTACAATGTTGTACTAGAACTGCCACAATTAATTTGGATCGGAGGTAGTATAAATTTGGCAATGGGAGATTTTTCTTGCAAACTAAATTAGGAAGATGAAATAATATTAACTCAATAATATAAATATGTACCTCAATATGTGTATTAACTATGAGTGATATCCAATAATATTAACTAAATTAGGAAGATGATATAATATTAACTCAATCATACAGATTGaggaaacaaaaaagagaaacaatttatatgtcaatatgtgtaTTAACTATGAGTGATATCCAATAAAGCATTCAAAAAAGAAAGACGCTTAGATACCCCTGCACCTGCATTACGAAATAAACTTGTATCTGTATACCCAATGCCATAGCTTTGAACAAGTACAAACTCTGCCTGAATTGGAATGTCATGGTGGAATGAGAGAGAAGTCACCCTTGGCTGGTAACAGATGGTGGTGATGTTGAGCACCCTCGATGGTGAACATCCTCCTTCACCATATGGATTGGTGTTGCTTCTTCCCTCCTTGGCCCTTTCCACGCATCAGATTGTAGCGATATTCCACTGCAATTGAGAAGAGATCCCTCTACCTGTCCGATGCTCACCCCCAACCACCGACCCCGCCCACATCGAGTTATTTATCCAAAACCATCACACTTGAGGCTAGGGTAACAACTTGGTATCACATTTGAGGCAGGGCACAAAAAAACCACCAACAACGAGTCTAATGTGTAACGCGGAGCACTGACGCCGGGGTTTGGCCACGAAAACAACAAAATTGATGGGTTGGGCTCACCTGTCGGGCTGAGTTGGCATGCCTACGTGGACAAAAAGCTGACGTTGATGGGGGACCCATCTGTCAACGTCACATATCCCCCCTCCCTTTATCTTTTTTATTACTCATCTCTGGCTTTCTCTTTCACGCCGCATCTTCTCCATGCATTCATTATTGATCTGGTTTTTTTTTCATCTTGCATTCTACATTCTTCGGCTTTGTTTCTAAAGAATTAGGCGTTGCTTTCCCTCTAATTTATTTTCTAATTGTACATGTAGTTGCATCGTTAGCCTCAATTATACTATGGAGTGCACGAATATCTATTAAGTTTCCTTCTATCAATAAATCGATGTATTCATCTTCCCAATaccaaaatgagcatccaccTTCCTACACAGATGAACATCTCAATAAGCTACCGAAATTTAACCAAATAAGTTGACAAagcggaagaggaagaagagcataCCCCGTCGttattgcatttgaagaatactCATCCGAGGTGCTGCAGTGTGCTGG harbors:
- the LOC123410558 gene encoding hydroxyproline O-galactosyltransferase HPGT3-like, with amino-acid sequence METLASAMRRDNRRFKPPSSSSSSSAAASAGRVPLVMAFLACLAWVYVAGRLWQDAQTRAILSGLLEKNTGNLPKEISVDDKLRDLGCTGIGRKIAEAEMDIAKAKSEGYLWGNGTGGTGTEGSDRKKILAVIGVYTGFGSRLKRNTFRGSWMPRGDALKKLEEKGVVIRFVIGRSPNRGDSLDRNINEESRKTNDFLILESHEEAAEELPKKVKFFFSAAIEAWDAEFYIKVDDNINLDLAGLIEMLAGRRGSHGLYMGCMKSGAVVSEEEQQWYEPEWWKFGDSRTYFRHASGSLFILSNNLARYININSASLQSYAHDDISVGSWMMGLNATYVDDDRLCCLSSVQEKVCSIG